A window of Dorea formicigenerans contains these coding sequences:
- the tadA gene encoding tRNA adenosine(34) deaminase TadA has protein sequence MTADEKYMREAIKQAKKAYAIGEVPIGCVIVYQDKIIARGYNRRTIDKNTLAHAELQAIRKASKKMEDWRLEECTMYVTLEPCQMCSGAIVQSRMTRVVVGCMNPKAGCAGSILNLLQMPQFNHQVELTTGVLEEECSQMMKTFFKELREKRKKNKQ, from the coding sequence ATGACTGCAGATGAAAAATATATGCGGGAGGCAATCAAACAGGCGAAAAAGGCATATGCTATCGGAGAAGTTCCGATTGGCTGTGTAATCGTGTATCAGGACAAAATTATTGCTCGCGGATATAATCGAAGAACAATCGATAAAAATACACTGGCTCATGCGGAGCTTCAGGCAATCCGTAAAGCAAGTAAGAAAATGGAAGACTGGCGGCTGGAAGAATGTACGATGTATGTGACTCTGGAGCCGTGCCAGATGTGCTCCGGTGCAATCGTTCAATCTCGAATGACAAGAGTTGTAGTTGGCTGCATGAACCCAAAGGCAGGATGCGCAGGATCTATATTAAATCTATTGCAGATGCCGCAGTTCAATCATCAGGTAGAGCTTACAACAGGGGTTCTGGAAGAAGAATGCAGTCAGATGATGAAAACATTTTTTAAAGAACTGAGAGAAAAACGTAAAAAAAATAAGCAATAA
- a CDS encoding B12-binding domain-containing radical SAM protein — MKILLVAINAKYIHSNLAVYCLKTYAEKNMPQDVNVQIELAEYTINQNRDEILKDIYRRQAEMICFSCYIWNLDYVESMIRDVKKVMKDVIIWAGGPEVSYDSRETLGRLPELTGVMKGEGEKTFAKLCKVYGKRSETSELSLEQIDGITFRCPDGTICERPWRVPMDLSEVPFVYHDMKKFENKIIYYETSRGCPFSCSYCLSSIDKRLRFRSLDLVFNELQFFLDHKVPQVKFVDRTFNCKHDHAMAIWKYIQEHDNGITNFHFEVAADLLNDEEIRLIRQMRPGLIQLEIGVQSTNTDTIREIRRTMRLEEVREHVARIKEKGNIHQHLDLIAGLPYEDIKSFRKSFDDVYSMRPDQLQLGFLKVLKGSYMQEMQQEYELRYKDEPPYEVLSTKWLPYSDVIELKGIEEMVEIYYNSGQFTHVVEALVKNYASAYQMYQDLWQYYEEHDYMGIQHRRSARYEIVLDFVKEKYPEQADVMRELLTYDYYLRENAKSRPEFAGEDATDKRFVRAFYEEEEKERKHLPGYEQFDRNQMRKMTHLEYFPHMGKMLLFDYKFRNPLNQEARTCMIKKDSLERRG; from the coding sequence ATGAAGATTTTACTTGTCGCGATCAATGCGAAATATATACATTCGAACCTTGCCGTGTATTGTCTGAAGACATATGCCGAAAAGAATATGCCGCAGGATGTGAATGTTCAGATAGAACTGGCGGAATATACGATCAATCAGAACAGAGATGAGATTTTAAAAGATATTTATAGGAGACAGGCAGAGATGATCTGTTTTTCATGCTATATCTGGAATCTGGATTATGTGGAGTCGATGATTCGGGATGTGAAAAAAGTTATGAAAGATGTAATCATCTGGGCAGGGGGACCGGAGGTGTCCTATGACTCCCGGGAGACTTTGGGGAGGCTGCCGGAACTGACTGGTGTGATGAAAGGGGAAGGTGAGAAGACATTTGCAAAATTATGTAAAGTGTATGGGAAGCGTTCCGAAACATCAGAATTATCGCTGGAGCAGATAGACGGGATTACATTCCGATGTCCGGATGGGACGATCTGTGAGCGGCCGTGGCGTGTGCCAATGGATCTGAGTGAGGTTCCATTTGTCTATCACGATATGAAAAAGTTCGAGAACAAGATCATTTATTATGAGACGAGCCGGGGGTGTCCATTTTCATGCAGCTATTGTCTGTCTTCGATTGATAAGCGGCTTCGATTCCGGAGCCTGGATCTAGTGTTTAATGAACTGCAGTTTTTCCTGGATCATAAGGTTCCGCAGGTGAAGTTCGTGGATCGTACATTTAACTGTAAACATGACCATGCTATGGCAATCTGGAAATATATTCAGGAGCATGACAATGGAATCACGAATTTTCACTTTGAAGTTGCGGCGGATTTGCTGAATGATGAGGAAATCAGACTGATCCGGCAGATGCGTCCGGGACTGATCCAGCTGGAAATCGGGGTGCAGTCTACGAATACGGATACGATTCGGGAGATTCGAAGAACAATGAGGCTTGAGGAAGTCCGTGAGCATGTGGCAAGGATAAAAGAAAAGGGAAATATCCATCAACATCTGGATCTGATCGCAGGACTTCCGTATGAAGACATAAAAAGCTTTCGAAAGTCATTTGATGATGTCTACAGCATGCGCCCGGACCAGTTACAGCTTGGTTTTCTGAAAGTGTTAAAAGGTTCGTATATGCAGGAGATGCAGCAGGAATATGAGCTGCGATATAAAGATGAGCCGCCGTATGAAGTACTTTCTACAAAATGGCTTCCATATTCAGATGTAATTGAGCTGAAAGGGATTGAAGAAATGGTGGAAATCTACTATAATAGTGGACAATTCACCCATGTAGTGGAAGCGTTGGTGAAAAACTATGCATCTGCATATCAGATGTACCAAGATTTGTGGCAGTATTATGAAGAGCATGATTACATGGGGATTCAGCACCGAAGAAGCGCCCGGTATGAGATCGTGCTGGATTTTGTGAAAGAAAAATATCCAGAGCAGGCAGACGTAATGCGGGAACTTCTGACTTATGATTATTATCTCAGGGAAAATGCGAAGAGCCGTCCGGAATTTGCAGGCGAAGATGCAACAGACAAGCGGTTTGTCAGAGCATTTTATGAAGAAGAGGAAAAAGAACGAAAGCATTTGCCGGGATATGAACAGTTTGATAGAAATCAGATGCGCAAGATGACGCACCTGGAATATTTCCCGCATATGGGGAAAATGTTACTTTTTGATTACAAGTTTCGAAATCCATTGAATCAGGAAGCGAGAACGTGTATGATAAAGAAAGATTCGTTGGAAAGAAGAGGATAG